In Candidatus Promineifilum breve, one genomic interval encodes:
- a CDS encoding LVIVD repeat-containing protein, with protein sequence MNSHMNRRWAIPCLIILLLSILATRLVMGAPAATTTPAERASGTAATPTDAENVALVGQFGGAIKVVDVQGAYAYVGEGIRLTILGIANPAQPVVVGRSSPLPGAVLDVAVAGEFAYMAAGEAGLLIANVADPANPVQVAAIPLPGTSLSVVVAGAYAYVATYGGLHIIDIASPAQPIPVEYLDIDATVLDVAVAGAYAYLATNFGLGIVSIADPTNPTLVTSYGDKFGRAVAAGGNYVYVVDGYRHLQIIDVANPAAPTEVAQYEIQDRAWDVATAGNYVYIAGRLDGLRIIDVTNPAAPTEAGVNYMKDAWALTVNGAFAYVVDALRSVRIIHIADLPVPAETGSYHGQGRIDSVTVAGNYAYVLRGWYDGGLQIIDVANPAAPTQAGYIQHGSGTLVVVGNFAYIPLGNGLRIMQLTNPANPVEVAFVDTGGAVAVAVAGNYAYVVNETSLRVINVTNPHTPAETGFVNMSGEPMPQNIVVAGAYAYVADWNAGLRILNVANPAAPAEVTTYNTFGAEGVDVVGNYAYVADYYEGLLILDVTNPAAPLQAGAYAIEDALDVVVDGEYAYVGSESGLSIVNVANPAAPTSAGFYDTSGFAWGVFVAGDYVYVADDSSGLLILEFSSGPNPTPSPTPSFTPTATTTPSPTPSRTPTATPTATLVVPPTSTPSPTPTGEPPVSEGWLSEEIGANSERGLVSLAVEPAAPHRAHLSYVAGIGDQSRLWYAWHDGDSWQRVNTGLTGNWFTSIALTPTDPPEPSIVYVDDSQLMYAYRSGGIWLSEVIDSAEFGSLAISPAPPYTPSVAYLNMEGDVLYATRTNTGWVKQTVAMGQHSIWTLQYPRLALSPIAPHHPVILSGDMFTGDLWLFNWNGTDWQKTDIGYTGNTSAELGLALDATGMPHVVASEWREMNYGHPTNSIWSSSSWTLLYSGIKSSSSAAAITVDDLGHPFVVFAQDDYLHLMWLSDGRSTWKSQTIDEVGNSWAADIAMGVGGRPILAYHDQLEQTVRVARQVELPTGAYLPLTIDNH encoded by the coding sequence ATGAACAGTCATATGAACCGTCGTTGGGCCATACCTTGCCTCATCATCCTCCTGTTATCCATTCTCGCCACCAGGCTTGTCATGGGAGCGCCGGCGGCTACGACGACGCCCGCGGAAAGGGCCTCGGGCACGGCCGCCACCCCGACCGATGCCGAAAACGTTGCATTAGTGGGCCAATTTGGCGGCGCTATCAAAGTGGTGGACGTTCAAGGGGCCTATGCCTACGTTGGCGAGGGGATCAGGCTGACCATTCTCGGTATTGCCAATCCGGCCCAGCCGGTTGTGGTGGGCAGATCGTCCCCTTTGCCGGGCGCGGTACTGGATGTCGCCGTGGCCGGTGAGTTTGCCTATATGGCTGCCGGGGAAGCCGGGCTACTGATCGCCAACGTGGCCGACCCGGCCAACCCGGTTCAGGTCGCCGCTATCCCCCTGCCGGGTACCTCTCTGAGCGTCGTCGTGGCCGGAGCATACGCCTACGTAGCCACATATGGCGGTTTGCATATCATCGATATCGCCTCTCCGGCTCAGCCGATTCCGGTCGAATATCTCGATATCGACGCAACCGTCCTCGATGTCGCTGTGGCCGGCGCGTATGCCTATCTTGCCACTAATTTTGGATTGGGGATTGTCAGCATTGCCGACCCGACCAATCCGACCCTGGTCACTTCTTATGGCGATAAGTTCGGTCGGGCAGTGGCGGCTGGCGGGAACTATGTCTATGTCGTTGATGGCTATCGGCATCTACAGATCATCGATGTCGCCAATCCGGCAGCCCCGACGGAGGTCGCCCAGTACGAGATTCAGGATCGTGCCTGGGATGTAGCCACGGCCGGTAACTACGTCTACATCGCCGGTCGTCTGGATGGTCTGCGGATTATCGATGTCACCAACCCGGCCGCGCCAACCGAAGCCGGCGTCAATTATATGAAGGATGCGTGGGCTTTAACCGTGAACGGGGCGTTCGCCTACGTCGTCGATGCTTTGAGGAGTGTACGGATCATTCACATCGCCGACCTGCCCGTGCCGGCCGAGACCGGCTCTTATCATGGGCAGGGGCGCATTGACAGCGTGACCGTCGCCGGGAATTATGCCTACGTCCTCAGGGGGTGGTATGACGGTGGCTTGCAGATCATCGACGTCGCCAATCCGGCAGCCCCGACCCAGGCCGGCTATATCCAACACGGTTCGGGAACGCTGGTCGTGGTGGGCAACTTTGCCTACATTCCGTTGGGTAATGGCCTGCGGATTATGCAGCTTACCAATCCGGCTAATCCGGTCGAGGTCGCCTTCGTTGACACCGGAGGAGCCGTGGCCGTGGCCGTGGCCGGGAACTATGCGTACGTTGTCAATGAGACGAGTTTACGGGTAATCAACGTAACCAACCCGCACACGCCAGCCGAAACCGGGTTTGTCAACATGTCGGGGGAGCCAATGCCCCAGAATATCGTCGTGGCCGGAGCATACGCCTACGTTGCCGACTGGAACGCCGGATTGCGAATCCTCAACGTCGCCAACCCGGCTGCTCCGGCTGAAGTCACTACCTATAACACATTTGGCGCCGAAGGTGTCGACGTGGTGGGGAACTACGCCTATGTAGCCGATTATTACGAAGGGCTGCTGATTCTTGACGTTACCAACCCGGCTGCCCCGCTCCAGGCCGGCGCCTATGCCATAGAGGATGCCCTGGACGTGGTCGTGGATGGGGAGTATGCCTATGTCGGCAGCGAGAGTGGTTTATCGATTGTCAACGTCGCTAATCCGGCCGCGCCAACCAGCGCCGGCTTCTACGATACGTCGGGCTTTGCCTGGGGTGTGTTTGTGGCCGGGGATTACGTCTACGTCGCCGATGATAGCAGCGGTCTCCTGATTCTGGAATTTTCATCCGGCCCGAATCCCACGCCATCACCCACACCGTCCTTCACCCCGACTGCGACAACTACGCCATCGCCCACTCCCTCCCGCACCCCAACGGCGACGCCGACAGCGACGCTAGTCGTTCCCCCGACCAGCACGCCATCACCCACGCCCACGGGCGAACCCCCGGTTTCAGAGGGATGGTTGAGCGAGGAAATAGGCGCAAATAGTGAGCGGGGGTTGGTTTCTTTGGCGGTCGAGCCGGCCGCGCCGCACCGCGCGCATCTAAGTTACGTGGCCGGTATCGGCGACCAGAGCCGGCTTTGGTATGCCTGGCATGATGGTGACAGTTGGCAACGAGTCAATACCGGCCTGACAGGCAACTGGTTTACGTCCATCGCCCTAACGCCGACCGATCCGCCTGAACCGAGCATCGTCTATGTAGATGATTCCCAGTTGATGTACGCCTATCGGTCTGGTGGGATATGGCTAAGCGAGGTAATTGACTCCGCGGAATTTGGCTCTTTGGCCATATCACCCGCGCCCCCTTATACGCCGTCAGTGGCCTATCTGAATATGGAAGGAGATGTCCTCTATGCCACCCGGACCAATACCGGCTGGGTGAAGCAAACGGTAGCCATGGGCCAACATAGCATTTGGACATTGCAATATCCACGTCTTGCGCTGTCGCCAATAGCGCCTCATCATCCCGTTATCCTGAGTGGCGATATGTTCACGGGGGATCTCTGGCTGTTCAATTGGAACGGTACTGATTGGCAGAAGACGGACATCGGCTATACCGGCAATACTTCGGCCGAATTAGGTTTGGCATTAGATGCGACTGGGATGCCTCATGTCGTTGCCAGTGAATGGCGAGAGATGAATTACGGCCATCCAACGAATAGCATATGGTCCAGCAGTTCATGGACACTGCTATATTCGGGGATTAAATCAAGTTCTTCGGCCGCAGCCATAACAGTGGATGATCTGGGCCATCCATTTGTGGTATTTGCTCAGGACGATTACTTGCACCTCATGTGGCTGTCAGACGGGCGCTCGACCTGGAAATCGCAGACTATTGATGAGGTGGGGAACTCCTGGGCAGCTGACATCGCCATGGGGGTCGGAGGGCGACCAATCCTTGCCTATCACGATCAACTAGAGCAGACTGTGCGCGTTGCGCGTCAGGTTGAATTACCCACCGGGGCTTACTTACCCCTGACGATCGACAATCATTGA
- a CDS encoding M23 family metallopeptidase, with product MSSIILGLFVIAAVSGSSDSILAASDDPLIQQSPGVVHRDETLGLSFSYPDNWQLQENGWPNLENGSETFLTADAFGIISLISEPSLLTPEQWFTNNRYQFHAQHVGEAGMFLVGGEPALILYQPNTCETAAMLYAIFEHENRLFRLMYLATGSQVSVTAFEAILQSLTFHSAPRASAALPDISTLDFNAMQLESTACNDERAQEWAEEATSARKCSDASMYIPTEGTLIAPWGCWDNPVCPMYNPNAPDPYFRNPHRGLDIAGGQGPGVTPVYATFDGVVNLYGESSIRHFFDAPFAGIAGYYAHMAAQNPYQDYRVVVNGQRVQAGITLLGTQGFYGLGSPSNTHLHISYHNSNTGETPWPTYDPTQFLKAEHLAYFTGWQVEGPIQCSSGEGCCACGSLVNSENGLTTNPFFNAYGPPAPERPLDFGPIIPEEVVAPTWPRLEGSVTSGTFSSEDNKSEAQVEIGGYDLMGIAGNESTPAIAKAQVEIDAGLPASSNYRLSRSVMGMGGGIKSSSSYVLLGTSGQPFATGLRTSSNYRLNSGYWGAPITTPTPTATSTPTATPPTMATSTPTVTPTLMPTLPPEFDYHLGLPVIITDEG from the coding sequence ATGTCTTCGATCATATTGGGTCTGTTTGTGATTGCTGCGGTTAGTGGTTCGAGCGATAGCATTCTGGCAGCTTCAGACGATCCTCTGATCCAACAAAGTCCGGGAGTGGTGCACCGCGACGAAACACTGGGATTATCCTTTAGCTATCCGGACAACTGGCAACTTCAGGAGAATGGTTGGCCGAATCTTGAAAATGGCAGCGAGACGTTCCTTACCGCCGATGCGTTTGGAATCATCAGTCTGATCAGTGAACCGTCTCTCCTCACGCCCGAACAGTGGTTTACCAATAACCGGTATCAATTCCACGCCCAACACGTTGGAGAGGCGGGAATGTTTCTGGTTGGTGGGGAGCCGGCGCTTATCCTTTATCAACCCAACACCTGCGAAACGGCGGCGATGCTCTACGCTATTTTTGAGCACGAGAATCGCCTGTTCCGGCTCATGTATCTGGCGACAGGAAGCCAGGTTTCCGTTACGGCCTTCGAAGCGATCCTTCAAAGCCTTACATTTCACAGCGCGCCAAGGGCCAGCGCTGCCCTGCCGGACATCTCCACTCTAGACTTCAATGCGATGCAGTTGGAGTCTACTGCCTGTAATGATGAGAGGGCGCAAGAGTGGGCTGAAGAGGCAACCTCCGCTCGCAAATGCTCGGACGCGAGCATGTACATCCCAACCGAAGGCACGCTGATTGCCCCTTGGGGATGCTGGGATAATCCGGTTTGCCCGATGTACAACCCAAACGCTCCCGATCCATACTTCCGCAACCCTCACAGAGGATTAGACATCGCCGGGGGGCAAGGCCCGGGAGTCACCCCGGTATACGCAACGTTTGATGGTGTGGTTAACCTGTATGGGGAATCGTCCATACGTCACTTTTTCGATGCACCGTTTGCCGGCATCGCGGGGTACTATGCTCATATGGCGGCTCAGAACCCATACCAGGATTATCGAGTTGTGGTAAACGGGCAACGCGTACAGGCGGGCATTACCTTATTAGGCACACAAGGCTTCTATGGTCTCGGATCACCCAGTAATACACATTTACACATCTCCTACCATAACAGTAATACCGGAGAGACGCCGTGGCCAACCTATGATCCTACCCAGTTTCTGAAGGCTGAACACCTGGCGTACTTCACCGGGTGGCAGGTCGAAGGGCCTATCCAATGCTCATCAGGCGAGGGGTGTTGTGCTTGTGGTTCTCTGGTAAATTCTGAAAATGGACTTACCACAAATCCTTTTTTCAACGCCTACGGTCCTCCTGCTCCAGAAAGACCACTGGATTTTGGCCCAATCATTCCCGAAGAGGTTGTAGCGCCTACTTGGCCAAGGTTAGAAGGCTCAGTTACTTCTGGAACGTTTTCTAGCGAGGATAATAAGTCAGAGGCCCAGGTGGAGATTGGGGGGTATGATCTGATGGGTATAGCTGGAAACGAATCAACTCCAGCTATAGCCAAAGCCCAGGTCGAAATCGATGCCGGACTTCCCGCATCATCCAACTATCGCCTGTCTCGCAGCGTCATGGGCATGGGCGGCGGCATAAAATCCTCCTCTTCCTACGTTTTACTTGGCACCAGCGGCCAACCTTTCGCCACGGGTCTACGAACGAGCAGTAACTACCGGCTAAACTCCGGGTACTGGGGTGCGCCGATCACGACGCCGACGCCGACGGCCACGTCTACCCCCACGGCCACGCCCCCCACCATGGCCACGTCTACCCCCACGGTCACACCTACCCTCATGCCTACGCTACCGCCGGAGTTCGACTACCACCTTGGTCTGCCCGTGATCATCACCGATGAAGGCTGA
- a CDS encoding NB-ARC domain-containing protein has translation MDSDAITADLIVKTLRAWQQGQTPPPALLGLDLLRDAAPSAVEGRDLRLRDLLLQMTTDELERARRAEDVRPPSTIATRRTLLSDIAGDFAHGKAELQAWSALYHRYLAPVEYSAEQLAAEVHMDPRHFRRLVDAGARRLTEQLRRAEMAAHARSRAAHLRRHLPPPDYARLFGVDRQRAIIVSLLRQPYGRPIISIEGLGGIGKTALARAVAHALADGDDFDGMAWISARQSWLAESGTIEPITAPPITPADVTNQLAEQLGLTWLVGLGANEKLARIAEFLANSRYLIVVDNLESVSDIDALLPGLTTLADPARLLLTSRQAMAGYPLVYRHAVMPLSLTDSHALVESELERRGLAPRLEPADMERLFAVVGGMPLALKLVAAQMSRWPLATILSDLRRVRRRAPESLYTFIYRRAWLELDDAARAMLLSLLHISPEGEDLEWLQLVAGLPPDAFDSALEQLLAYSLLDAAGSAAMPRYRLHRLTITFLQTEILAQWDSGQQRE, from the coding sequence GTGGATAGCGATGCCATCACCGCCGACCTGATCGTCAAGACCCTGCGCGCCTGGCAACAGGGGCAGACCCCGCCGCCGGCCCTGCTGGGCCTCGATCTGCTGCGGGACGCGGCTCCCAGCGCGGTGGAGGGCCGCGACCTGCGCCTGCGCGATCTGCTGCTGCAAATGACGACCGACGAACTGGAGCGCGCCCGGCGGGCCGAGGATGTGCGCCCGCCGTCAACCATCGCCACGCGCCGGACGCTGCTCAGCGACATCGCCGGCGATTTCGCCCACGGTAAGGCTGAGTTGCAGGCCTGGAGCGCCCTCTATCATCGCTATCTGGCCCCGGTGGAATACAGCGCGGAACAGTTGGCCGCCGAAGTCCACATGGACCCGCGCCACTTTCGCCGCCTGGTCGACGCCGGGGCGCGCCGGCTGACCGAACAACTGCGCCGGGCCGAGATGGCCGCCCACGCCCGGTCGCGGGCCGCTCATCTGCGCCGCCACTTGCCGCCGCCCGACTATGCCCGGCTGTTCGGCGTCGATAGGCAGCGCGCCATCATCGTCAGCCTGCTGCGCCAACCCTACGGCCGGCCGATCATCAGCATCGAGGGCCTGGGCGGGATCGGCAAGACGGCGTTGGCCCGCGCCGTCGCCCACGCGCTGGCCGACGGGGATGATTTCGACGGCATGGCCTGGATCAGCGCCCGCCAATCCTGGCTGGCCGAATCCGGGACGATTGAGCCGATTACCGCCCCGCCCATCACGCCGGCCGACGTCACCAACCAACTGGCGGAGCAACTGGGCCTGACCTGGCTGGTGGGGCTGGGCGCGAACGAAAAGCTGGCCCGCATCGCCGAGTTCCTGGCTAATAGCCGCTATCTCATCGTGGTCGACAATCTGGAGAGCGTCAGCGACATCGACGCCTTGCTGCCGGGCCTGACGACGCTGGCCGACCCGGCCCGGCTACTGCTCACCAGCCGGCAAGCGATGGCCGGCTATCCGCTCGTTTATCGTCACGCGGTCATGCCCCTTTCCTTAACGGATAGCCACGCCCTGGTCGAATCAGAACTGGAACGCCGCGGCCTGGCCCCCCGGCTGGAACCGGCCGACATGGAACGTCTTTTTGCCGTGGTCGGAGGCATGCCCCTGGCCCTGAAGCTGGTGGCGGCCCAGATGAGCCGTTGGCCGCTGGCGACGATCCTCAGCGACCTGCGTCGGGTGCGCCGCCGCGCCCCCGAAAGCCTCTATACCTTCATCTACCGCCGCGCCTGGCTCGAACTCGACGACGCGGCGCGGGCCATGCTCCTGTCGCTGCTCCACATCTCGCCGGAGGGGGAAGATTTGGAGTGGTTGCAGTTGGTCGCCGGCCTGCCGCCCGATGCGTTCGACAGCGCGCTGGAGCAATTGCTGGCCTATTCCCTGCTGGACGCGGCCGGGTCGGCGGCCATGCCCCGCTATCGCCTCCATCGCCTGACGATCACCTTTTTGCAAACGGAGATTCTCGCGCAATGGGACAGCGGCCAACAGCGGGAATGA
- a CDS encoding tetratricopeptide repeat protein produces the protein MGQRPTAGMTPTWSAEQQRWVAFYANRLAGQLRQVAAFVDARRDRPDTLRPHFASCLTLLDATADRDDLSPLWLDLVGALHPLPLRWGLWSPWLDVLQVAAGKAGDLNRPALRARFLAHMATLLLETAQADAALIRAGEALDEAGRAGDGYALALAGSRAVGALSGLGRYDEARQLLTSVWQRLDALPPGPAGAPEAAARALLAMEEMDLAREDGRLAEAIAIGDNLIAALAATPGADPHDLATAQRRRATMLWADGRYAAAAEELTRSAALFRAIGDPLAAVFSEGNLGLVYFSMGRFQLAETVKARAIRLAEELNANWWLVRDLGELCGIYMYSGQLERALTYCHRHVELARQLGDRRQLALARDNRGMTLLLLGHHDDARPDIEDSLRYFRDEGMIESTILATVDMALFLRATGEGERAAALAAESSALAAGLDFPVLRLLTTRCRALFQPPGEQQRLLQEALALAEAHERRLDVAGCLFSLAGLAADAAERDRLYDQAAAILRELEAEAWLVGHSPADPPLLPMFY, from the coding sequence ATGGGACAGCGGCCAACAGCGGGAATGACGCCCACCTGGTCGGCCGAACAACAGCGCTGGGTGGCCTTCTACGCCAATCGCCTGGCGGGGCAACTGCGGCAGGTGGCGGCGTTCGTTGATGCCCGGCGCGACCGGCCCGACACGCTGCGGCCCCATTTCGCCAGCTGCCTGACGCTGCTGGACGCCACCGCCGACCGGGATGACCTCTCGCCGCTGTGGCTCGACCTGGTCGGCGCGCTCCATCCCCTGCCGTTGCGCTGGGGTCTCTGGTCGCCGTGGCTGGACGTGTTGCAGGTGGCCGCCGGCAAAGCGGGCGATCTGAACCGGCCGGCTCTGCGCGCCCGCTTTCTGGCCCACATGGCGACCTTGCTTCTGGAAACGGCGCAGGCGGACGCGGCCCTGATCCGGGCCGGTGAGGCGCTCGACGAGGCCGGACGGGCCGGCGACGGCTACGCGCTGGCCCTGGCCGGCAGTCGGGCCGTCGGCGCGTTGAGCGGACTGGGGCGCTATGATGAGGCCAGGCAGTTGCTGACCAGCGTCTGGCAGCGGTTGGACGCCCTGCCCCCCGGCCCGGCCGGCGCGCCCGAGGCGGCGGCCCGCGCCCTGCTGGCGATGGAAGAGATGGATCTGGCCCGCGAAGATGGCCGATTGGCCGAGGCGATCGCCATTGGTGACAATCTGATCGCGGCGCTGGCAGCGACGCCCGGCGCTGACCCCCACGACCTGGCGACCGCCCAACGCCGGCGGGCGACGATGCTGTGGGCCGACGGGCGCTATGCCGCCGCGGCCGAGGAGCTAACCCGGTCGGCGGCGCTGTTCCGCGCGATAGGCGATCCACTGGCGGCGGTCTTCTCCGAGGGCAATCTGGGGCTGGTCTATTTCAGCATGGGGCGCTTTCAATTGGCCGAAACGGTGAAGGCCCGCGCCATTCGCCTGGCCGAAGAACTCAACGCCAACTGGTGGCTGGTGCGCGATCTCGGCGAGTTGTGCGGCATCTATATGTACAGCGGGCAACTGGAGCGGGCGTTGACCTATTGCCACCGCCACGTCGAGTTGGCTCGCCAGTTGGGCGACCGGCGCCAGTTGGCGCTGGCCCGTGATAATCGGGGCATGACGCTCCTGCTGCTCGGCCACCATGACGATGCGCGCCCCGACATCGAGGACAGTCTGCGCTACTTCCGGGACGAGGGGATGATCGAGAGCACCATCCTGGCGACGGTGGACATGGCCCTTTTCCTGCGGGCGACCGGCGAGGGGGAGCGCGCGGCGGCGCTGGCCGCCGAGAGTTCGGCGCTGGCCGCCGGGCTGGATTTCCCCGTTCTGCGCCTGCTGACCACCCGCTGCCGGGCGCTTTTCCAGCCGCCGGGCGAGCAGCAGCGGTTGCTGCAAGAGGCGCTGGCGCTGGCCGAGGCCCACGAACGCCGCCTGGACGTGGCCGGTTGCCTGTTCTCGCTGGCCGGGCTGGCCGCCGACGCCGCCGAGCGCGACCGGCTATACGACCAGGCCGCCGCCATCTTGCGCGAATTGGAGGCCGAGGCCTGGCTGGTGGGTCACTCGCCCGCCGACCCGCCACTATTGCCCATGTTCTACTGA
- a CDS encoding tryptophanase, protein MQFKTIIEPFRIKTVEPIRQTTREERERLLGEAGYNLFLLRAEDVLIDLLTDSGTGAMSSGQWAGMMLGDESYAGAKSFYKFEAAAQRITNFKHIIPTHQGRAAERILFGSLLKPGDIVANNTHFDTTRANVEYREATALDIPVSEGRDPSRVLPFKGNIDLDALERTLTDHAGHVPLAMITVTNNSGGGQPVSMANIRAASAICRRHGVLFFLDACRFAENAWFIKTREEGYADKTPLEIAQEMFSYADGCTMSAKKDGMANIGGFLALNDDALAEKCRNMLILTEGFPTYGGLAGYDLEAIAVGLEEVLHEDYLQYRIRSVAYLGDILTANGVPIVRPPGGHAIYIDALAMLPHVPQSQYPAWALSLALYLEGGIRSVEIGSVMFGRQPDGSEKPAAMELVRMAFPRRVYTQSHVDYLAEVILYVNGMKESIRGVRMVSAPETLRHFTARMEMVG, encoded by the coding sequence ATGCAGTTCAAAACCATCATCGAACCGTTTCGCATCAAGACCGTCGAACCCATCCGCCAGACGACGCGCGAGGAGCGCGAACGGCTGCTGGGCGAGGCGGGCTACAACCTGTTCCTGCTGCGGGCCGAGGACGTGCTCATCGACCTGCTGACCGATTCGGGCACGGGGGCCATGTCGTCGGGCCAATGGGCGGGCATGATGCTGGGCGACGAGAGCTACGCCGGGGCCAAGTCGTTCTACAAATTCGAGGCCGCCGCGCAACGCATCACCAACTTCAAGCATATCATCCCCACCCACCAGGGACGGGCGGCCGAGCGCATCCTCTTCGGCTCGCTGCTGAAGCCGGGCGATATTGTGGCTAACAACACCCACTTCGACACGACGCGGGCCAACGTGGAGTACCGCGAGGCCACGGCGCTCGACATCCCCGTGAGCGAAGGCCGCGACCCGTCCCGCGTGTTGCCGTTCAAGGGCAATATCGACCTCGATGCGCTGGAGCGGACATTGACCGACCACGCCGGCCACGTCCCGCTGGCGATGATCACCGTCACCAACAACTCCGGCGGCGGCCAGCCGGTCAGCATGGCCAATATCCGCGCCGCCAGCGCCATCTGCCGCCGCCACGGGGTGCTGTTCTTCCTCGACGCCTGCCGCTTCGCCGAGAACGCCTGGTTCATCAAGACCCGCGAGGAGGGCTACGCCGACAAGACGCCGCTGGAAATCGCCCAGGAGATGTTCAGCTACGCCGACGGCTGCACGATGAGCGCCAAGAAGGACGGCATGGCTAACATCGGCGGCTTTCTGGCCCTCAACGACGACGCGCTGGCCGAGAAGTGCCGCAACATGCTCATCCTGACCGAGGGCTTCCCGACCTATGGCGGGCTGGCCGGCTACGATCTGGAGGCTATCGCCGTGGGGTTGGAGGAAGTGCTGCACGAGGATTATTTGCAATACCGCATCCGCTCGGTGGCCTATCTGGGCGACATCCTGACGGCCAACGGCGTGCCCATCGTGCGCCCGCCGGGCGGCCACGCCATCTACATCGACGCCCTGGCGATGTTGCCCCACGTGCCGCAGAGCCAATATCCGGCCTGGGCGCTGTCGCTGGCCCTCTATCTGGAGGGCGGCATCCGTTCGGTGGAGATCGGCTCGGTGATGTTCGGCCGCCAGCCCGACGGTAGCGAGAAGCCGGCGGCGATGGAACTGGTGCGCATGGCCTTCCCGCGCCGGGTCTATACCCAGAGCCACGTCGATTATCTGGCCGAGGTGATCCTGTACGTCAACGGCATGAAGGAGAGTATCCGGGGGGTGCGGATGGTTAGCGCGCCGGAGACGTTAAGGCATTTTACGGCGCGGATGGAGATGGTGGGTTAG
- a CDS encoding class I SAM-dependent methyltransferase, with the protein MNQPDDSLVAHNRESWDRWVEDGDRWTVPVSAAEIAAARAGEWAIYLTEEKPAPRDWFPADLRGVDVLCLASGGGQQGPILAAAGANVTVFDNSPAQLRQDELVAHREELTIRTVQGDMRDLNAFADGSFDLIFHPTSNIFVPEVRPVWRECFRVLRPGGILMMGTLNPIEYCFDRVLMDAEGIFQLKYRLPYSDATDISAAERIKLNGPNAPYEFSHTLEDQIGGQLDAGFMLTGFFEARRDDPTTGRFFPTYIATRAVKPG; encoded by the coding sequence ATGAATCAACCGGACGACAGCCTGGTGGCCCACAATCGTGAGTCGTGGGATCGCTGGGTAGAAGACGGCGACCGCTGGACCGTGCCCGTGTCGGCGGCCGAGATCGCCGCGGCGCGCGCCGGCGAATGGGCCATCTATCTGACCGAGGAGAAGCCCGCGCCGCGCGACTGGTTCCCGGCCGACCTGCGCGGCGTGGACGTGCTGTGCCTGGCCTCGGGTGGCGGGCAGCAGGGGCCGATCCTGGCCGCGGCCGGGGCCAATGTCACCGTCTTCGACAACTCGCCGGCCCAATTGCGCCAGGATGAACTGGTGGCCCACCGCGAGGAGTTGACCATCCGCACCGTTCAGGGCGACATGCGCGACCTGAACGCCTTCGCCGATGGGTCGTTCGACCTCATCTTTCATCCGACCTCGAATATCTTTGTGCCCGAAGTGCGGCCGGTGTGGCGCGAATGTTTCCGCGTGCTGCGGCCGGGCGGTATCCTGATGATGGGCACGCTCAACCCCATCGAGTACTGTTTTGACCGCGTCCTGATGGATGCCGAGGGCATCTTCCAACTCAAGTACCGGCTGCCCTATTCCGACGCCACCGACATCAGCGCCGCCGAGCGGATCAAACTCAACGGCCCCAACGCCCCCTACGAATTCAGTCACACGCTGGAAGACCAGATCGGCGGGCAACTGGACGCCGGGTTTATGCTCACCGGCTTCTTCGAGGCGCGGCGCGACGACCCCACCACCGGCCGCTTTTTCCCGACTTATATTGCTACGCGAGCGGTGAAGCCGGGCTAG
- a CDS encoding ATP-binding cassette domain-containing protein — protein MPPIYHLYDLQQTYDGRRVLDVDRLAIGRGEVLALVGPSGAGKSTLLRLLNFLERPSGGILAFDGQPVTERLSLAQRRRVTAVFQRPALLRRSVAANIAYGRQLRGQKLPAAELAGWLERLGLAHLARQAATRLSAGEAQRVALARALVLRPDVLLLDEPTANLDPYNVGLIERLVGEAQAETGMTIVWVTHDVFQARRVAGRVAFLLAGRLLEATDAATFFSAPATPQAAAFLRGELVFE, from the coding sequence ATGCCCCCCATCTACCACCTCTACGACCTCCAACAAACCTACGACGGCCGCCGCGTGCTGGACGTGGATCGGCTGGCGATTGGGCGCGGCGAAGTGCTGGCGCTGGTGGGGCCGAGCGGCGCGGGCAAGAGCACCCTGTTGCGGCTGCTCAACTTTCTGGAGCGGCCCAGCGGCGGCATACTGGCCTTCGACGGCCAGCCGGTGACCGAGCGGTTGTCGCTGGCCCAGCGGCGGCGGGTGACGGCCGTCTTCCAGCGCCCGGCCCTGTTGCGCCGCAGTGTGGCCGCCAACATCGCCTATGGCCGGCAACTGCGCGGCCAAAAGCTGCCCGCCGCGGAACTGGCCGGCTGGCTGGAGCGGCTGGGGCTGGCCCATCTGGCGCGGCAGGCGGCCACTCGGCTGTCGGCCGGCGAGGCGCAGCGCGTCGCCCTGGCCCGCGCCCTCGTCCTGCGGCCCGACGTGCTGCTGCTCGACGAGCCGACGGCCAACCTCGACCCGTACAACGTCGGTCTCATCGAGCGATTGGTGGGCGAAGCCCAGGCCGAGACGGGGATGACCATCGTCTGGGTGACCCACGACGTGTTCCAGGCGCGGCGGGTGGCCGGGCGCGTGGCCTTTCTGCTGGCCGGGCGGCTGCTGGAAGCGACCGACGCGGCGACGTTCTTTTCGGCCCCGGCCACGCCGCAGGCGGCGGCCTTTTTGCGCGGCGAGCTTGTCTTTGAGTAG